In Chryseobacterium sp. C-71, the genomic window TGTAAAGATGCAAGAAAAGTATTTGATTCTTTGTTTTGTATAATATAAAATAATCCGAAAGCAGTAAATAATAAAAACTCGATGATGCTAATCCATAATATATATTTCACGTAATTGCGTGATTTTTTATTCAACATCTGAAGAATTTCATCGTTATCATATTTTGGCTGAACAGGTTGTTCCTGCCAGGTTTTTTTAAAGCTATCTAAATCAAATTCAGGCATTTTTTTCCATTTTTTCTTTAAGGACTTTCTTTAATCTATTCATCTTCACACGTGCATTCACTTCGGTAATCCCAAGGTTTTCTGCAATGTCTTTATACGGAAGATCATCCAAATACATCATCACAATTGCTCTTTCTACGTTTGGAAGGGTTTTAATCACAGTGTACAATAACGATATTTGCTGTTGCTTATCGTCATCATCTTCAATAAAATCTCGATGATTGATATCCAATTCGTTGGTTGGTAGGCTTTTGCTTTTTTTTCTGAAAAGTGTAATCGCGGTATTAAGAGCCACACGATACATCCATGTAGATATTTTTGAGTTTCCTTTAAATGAATCGTAGCTTCTCCACAATTGCAGTACAATTTCCTGGAAAAGATCTTCTTCATCTTCGAGAGAATTGGTATATAGCCGCGACACTTTTATAATCAAACCTTGATTATCTTTTATAAGCTGTGCAAATTCTTTCTCTTTAGAAATCAAAACG contains:
- a CDS encoding RNA polymerase sigma factor — translated: MISKEKEFAQLIKDNQGLIIKVSRLYTNSLEDEEDLFQEIVLQLWRSYDSFKGNSKISTWMYRVALNTAITLFRKKSKSLPTNELDINHRDFIEDDDDKQQQISLLYTVIKTLPNVERAIVMMYLDDLPYKDIAENLGITEVNARVKMNRLKKVLKEKMEKNA